A region of Armatimonadota bacterium DNA encodes the following proteins:
- a CDS encoding 2-isopropylmalate synthase, producing the protein MADTVKVFDTTLRDGEQSPGASMNLEEKLEVANQLARLGVDVIEAGFPAASIGDFEAVRAIAERIQGPTICGLCRASDGDIDRCWEAIQGNKNARIHTFLATSDIHLKYKLKKTREEVLAMVDKAVRRAKSYTPDVEFSAEDATRSDIGFLCEVVRVAIAAGATTINLPDTVGYTTPTEYFELIIVVRERVPETSGITLSVHCHNDLGLAVANSLSACTAGARQVECTINGIGERAGNASLEEIVMILKTRGDAFGLETGINTREIVRASRLVSDVTGSAVQPNKAIVGANAFAHEAGIHQHGVMMERTTYEIMDPADVGLAESRLVLGKHSGRHAFEKRLVELGFELDRDALNRAFARFKDMADRKKDIYDADLEAIVSDEVYAVAEQWALDHMTVYTTLDGYPTATVVLKHEDSAVLETGTGVGAVDAVYKTIDKIVNIPYTLKDYMVHGVTGGTDALADVTVRLQLDGHVFTGRGSALDIVEASAKAYIQAINKIAARCGAGKPASEETVTDRV; encoded by the coding sequence ATGGCTGATACCGTAAAGGTTTTCGATACGACGCTGCGCGACGGCGAACAATCGCCCGGCGCCAGCATGAACCTGGAAGAGAAACTGGAAGTCGCGAATCAATTGGCGCGGCTGGGCGTTGATGTGATTGAGGCCGGCTTCCCCGCCGCAAGCATCGGTGATTTTGAGGCGGTGCGGGCGATCGCGGAGCGCATTCAGGGGCCGACCATTTGCGGCCTGTGCCGGGCAAGCGACGGCGACATCGACCGCTGCTGGGAAGCGATTCAAGGCAACAAGAACGCGCGCATCCACACGTTTCTCGCCACAAGCGATATCCACCTGAAATACAAGCTGAAGAAGACGCGCGAGGAAGTGCTGGCGATGGTGGACAAGGCGGTCCGCCGCGCCAAGAGCTACACGCCGGACGTGGAATTCAGCGCCGAGGACGCCACGCGGAGCGACATCGGGTTTCTGTGCGAGGTCGTCCGGGTGGCCATCGCCGCCGGGGCAACCACGATCAACCTGCCGGACACGGTGGGCTACACCACGCCAACCGAGTATTTCGAACTCATCATCGTTGTTCGCGAACGCGTGCCGGAAACGTCCGGCATCACGCTGAGCGTACACTGCCACAACGATCTGGGGCTGGCGGTTGCGAACAGCCTGAGCGCCTGCACCGCGGGCGCGCGACAGGTGGAGTGCACCATCAACGGCATCGGTGAGCGTGCGGGAAACGCAAGCCTCGAAGAGATCGTGATGATCCTCAAAACGCGCGGAGACGCGTTTGGCCTGGAGACTGGCATCAATACGCGCGAGATCGTGCGGGCGAGCCGGCTTGTGAGCGACGTCACTGGTTCAGCCGTCCAGCCGAACAAAGCCATTGTCGGCGCCAATGCCTTCGCCCATGAGGCCGGCATCCACCAGCACGGCGTGATGATGGAACGGACCACTTACGAAATAATGGATCCGGCCGACGTAGGTCTCGCTGAGAGCCGCCTGGTACTGGGCAAGCACAGCGGCCGGCACGCTTTCGAGAAACGACTGGTGGAACTGGGCTTCGAGCTGGACCGGGACGCCTTGAATCGCGCATTCGCCCGATTCAAGGACATGGCCGATCGCAAGAAGGACATATATGACGCCGACCTCGAAGCCATTGTTTCCGACGAGGTGTACGCTGTCGCGGAGCAGTGGGCCCTCGACCACATGACCGTCTACACGACACTGGACGGCTATCCCACCGCCACGGTCGTGTTGAAACACGAGGACAGCGCCGTCCTGGAGACGGGGACCGGGGTCGGCGCCGTGGACGCCGTCTACAAGACAATCGACAAGATCGTGAATATCCCGTACACTCTCAAGGACTACATGGTCCACGGCGTCACGGGCGGCACCGACGCGCTGGCCGATGTGACGGTGCGTCTGCAACTGGACGGACACGTGTTCACAGGGCGTGGAAGCGCACTGGATATCGTCGAAGCAAGCGCCAAGGCATACATCCAGGCCATCAACAAAATAGCCGCGCGCTGCGGCGCCGGCAAGCCCGCGAGCGAGGAAACGGTTACAGACCGGGTATAA
- a CDS encoding sugar-binding protein: MFRVSLRHLSSVGLALISAAIISSCGNKTATPAGSGAGGSGPAADLQPPAAAQPPSAEVTKLFEAPRKPSGPLKFQIISNAQSAFWEAARTGMKDEARALGVEATFNAPDKSEVPQQRRLLEDAVSKGVDGIAVSAMDPEALEPIINELMMKGKPPVPIITIDSDSPASHRLAYIGTNNFQAGKAAGEAALKFLPKGGDIVAFVGNKGAANATERVNGFRSVTEPHGIKVIAVMEDRTDKTLARKNVEDVINKYGDKVAGFLGVWAYNPPAIVAAVQSAHKRAQYKIFCFDLEPGTIDALKAGQVDYTIVQKPYKFGSLGIQFLTEINRKGLAAAQAELKMPANGVIDTGVTVVTKDNVDKFVADLNKLGIKSS, encoded by the coding sequence ATGTTCCGCGTGTCATTGCGCCACTTGTCTTCCGTTGGCCTGGCTCTGATATCGGCCGCAATCATCTCGTCCTGCGGCAACAAGACCGCCACCCCTGCCGGCAGCGGGGCGGGAGGATCGGGGCCGGCCGCTGACCTCCAACCGCCCGCCGCCGCGCAACCCCCGTCCGCCGAGGTGACAAAGCTGTTCGAAGCCCCGCGCAAGCCCAGCGGCCCGCTCAAATTCCAGATTATATCCAACGCGCAGTCGGCGTTCTGGGAAGCGGCGCGCACCGGCATGAAGGACGAGGCGCGCGCCTTGGGCGTGGAAGCCACATTCAACGCGCCGGACAAGTCCGAAGTGCCGCAGCAGCGCCGCCTGCTGGAAGACGCAGTGTCCAAGGGCGTTGACGGCATCGCGGTTTCCGCGATGGATCCGGAGGCCCTTGAGCCGATCATCAACGAACTGATGATGAAGGGCAAGCCACCCGTGCCGATCATCACCATCGATTCCGACTCACCGGCCTCGCACCGGTTGGCTTACATCGGCACGAACAACTTCCAGGCCGGCAAAGCGGCGGGCGAAGCGGCGCTGAAGTTCCTTCCCAAGGGTGGCGACATCGTCGCGTTCGTGGGGAACAAGGGCGCCGCGAACGCAACTGAGCGGGTTAACGGCTTTCGAAGCGTCACTGAGCCGCACGGCATCAAGGTCATTGCCGTCATGGAGGACCGGACGGACAAGACGCTGGCGCGCAAGAACGTTGAAGACGTGATCAACAAGTATGGCGACAAGGTCGCGGGATTCCTCGGCGTGTGGGCATACAACCCGCCCGCGATCGTCGCGGCCGTGCAGAGCGCACACAAGCGGGCGCAGTATAAGATCTTCTGCTTCGACCTTGAACCGGGTACCATCGATGCTCTGAAAGCCGGGCAGGTGGACTACACCATCGTTCAGAAACCTTACAAGTTCGGCTCGCTGGGTATCCAGTTCCTCACCGAGATCAACCGGAAGGGCCTGGCCGCCGCGCAGGCGGAATTGAAAATGCCAGCAAACGGCGTCATCGACACCGGCGTGACCGTTGTGACGAAGGACAACGTGGATAAGTTCGTCGCCGACCTCAACAAACTGGGCATCAAGTCATCGTGA
- a CDS encoding 3-isopropylmalate dehydratase large subunit, with translation MSMTMTEKILAKHAGKASVEPGENIWVDVDVLMTHDVCGPGTIEIFKEQFGAEAKVWDKSKVVIIPDHYIFTADEKAHRNVDILRDFVKEQDLPYYYDVNSTRYKGVCHIALPEEGHTRPGEVLFGTDSHTCTAGAFGEFATGIGNTDAGFILGTGKLWLKVPPTMRFVFEGEMPPYLMAKDLILQVIGDIGVDGATYRALEFAGQAIGDLNIEERMTLCNMAIEAGGKNGIIAPDRKTLDFVDARTRKAGTKSDYEAMANDADAQFYSERHYDVSKLEPTVAKPHSPDNKTTARELKGTKLDRAYIGSCTGGKITDFIAAARILEGQTVKMDTFVVPSTTEVAAALWTEKVDGKSLWQIFQEAGAQIGQASCAACLGGPSDTFGRLNSALSCISTTNRNFPGRMGSKEGKVYLASPMTVAASALNGYITDPREYV, from the coding sequence ATGTCTATGACAATGACGGAGAAAATCCTGGCGAAGCATGCCGGTAAGGCAAGCGTGGAACCGGGTGAAAATATCTGGGTGGACGTGGACGTGCTGATGACGCACGATGTGTGCGGTCCTGGCACGATCGAGATCTTCAAAGAGCAGTTCGGCGCAGAGGCAAAGGTCTGGGACAAGAGCAAGGTCGTCATCATCCCGGATCACTACATCTTCACAGCCGATGAAAAGGCGCACCGCAACGTCGACATTCTTCGCGACTTCGTGAAGGAACAAGATCTGCCGTACTACTACGACGTCAACTCGACGCGCTACAAGGGAGTGTGCCACATTGCCTTGCCCGAGGAAGGTCACACCCGACCGGGCGAGGTGCTCTTCGGAACGGACAGCCACACGTGCACGGCGGGCGCTTTCGGCGAGTTCGCGACGGGCATCGGGAATACGGACGCGGGCTTCATCCTGGGCACCGGCAAGCTGTGGCTGAAGGTTCCTCCGACGATGCGGTTCGTCTTCGAGGGCGAAATGCCGCCCTATCTCATGGCGAAGGACCTGATCCTCCAGGTTATCGGCGACATCGGCGTGGACGGCGCAACCTACCGCGCGCTTGAGTTCGCCGGCCAGGCGATAGGTGACCTCAATATCGAAGAGCGCATGACGCTCTGCAATATGGCGATCGAGGCTGGCGGCAAGAACGGCATCATCGCGCCGGACCGGAAGACGCTGGACTTCGTGGACGCGCGAACCAGGAAAGCGGGAACCAAGTCCGACTACGAAGCCATGGCGAACGACGCCGACGCGCAGTTCTATTCCGAGCGCCACTACGACGTGAGCAAGCTGGAACCGACGGTCGCGAAACCGCATTCGCCGGACAACAAGACAACCGCCCGCGAACTGAAGGGCACAAAACTGGACCGGGCCTACATCGGCTCGTGCACCGGCGGCAAGATCACCGACTTCATCGCGGCGGCGAGAATACTCGAGGGGCAAACGGTCAAGATGGACACGTTTGTCGTGCCTTCCACCACGGAAGTGGCGGCGGCGCTTTGGACGGAGAAGGTGGACGGGAAGAGCCTCTGGCAGATATTCCAGGAGGCGGGGGCCCAGATTGGCCAGGCCAGTTGCGCCGCATGTCTCGGCGGGCCTTCCGACACTTTCGGGCGGCTGAACAGCGCGCTATCCTGCATCAGCACGACGAACCGCAACTTCCCGGGCAGGATGGGCAGCAAGGAAGGTAAGGTTTACCTTGCCAGCCCGATGACCGTCGCCGCCAGCGCCCTGAATGGCTACATAACAGACCCGCGGGAGTATGTGTGA
- the ilvN gene encoding acetolactate synthase small subunit, whose protein sequence is MQHTITVLVENKPGVLARVASLFARRGFNIASLAVSITNDPTVSRITLVAEGDDQTLAQIVKQTDKLIDVVRVADYTDKEVLQRELALVKVSAPPESRQAIMQIADVFRANIVDMSPEDTFTLEVTGEPDKIDAIERLLHPYGIKETVRTGAIVMARGATTAYGERGIQAPMLEGR, encoded by the coding sequence ATGCAACACACGATAACCGTACTGGTCGAGAATAAGCCGGGCGTGCTTGCCCGCGTGGCGTCCCTGTTCGCGCGCCGCGGATTCAACATTGCCTCGCTGGCTGTCAGCATCACCAACGATCCGACCGTGAGCCGCATCACGCTGGTAGCGGAAGGCGACGACCAGACCCTGGCGCAAATCGTCAAGCAGACGGACAAGCTCATAGATGTCGTTCGTGTCGCGGACTACACGGACAAGGAAGTGCTGCAGCGCGAACTGGCGCTGGTGAAAGTCTCGGCGCCGCCGGAGTCGCGCCAGGCAATCATGCAGATCGCCGATGTATTCCGCGCAAACATCGTAGACATGAGCCCCGAAGACACGTTCACGCTCGAAGTGACCGGCGAACCGGACAAGATTGACGCCATTGAGCGTCTCCTGCACCCGTATGGTATCAAGGAAACGGTTCGGACGGGAGCCATCGTCATGGCTCGCGGCGCCACGACGGCGTATGGCGAGCGCGGGATTCAGGCGCCGATGCTGGAGGGCCGTTAG
- the ilvC gene encoding ketol-acid reductoisomerase: MAAKVYYEEDTNLGILKGKQIAVIGYGSQGHAHAQNLRDSGCNVIIGLRPGKSQVKAERDGFEVVSVAEATRRGDVIMILINDEVQGAVYKSEIAPNLAAGKAIAFGHGFSIHFSQIVPPADVDVFMIAPKGPGHLVRRTYTEGSGVPCLIAVLQNPTGNAHEIGLAWAAGIGGARAGVLETTFREEAETDLFGEQVVLCGGLTALTKAGFEVLVEAGYEPESAYFECLHELKLIVDLMYEHGLAGMRYSISDTAEYGDLTRGPRIINEGVKAEMKKCLKEIQSGQFAKEWILENQSGRASFNAMRRAEAQHPIEKVGKELRGMMSWLKKGEQGSAKDLQ; the protein is encoded by the coding sequence ATGGCGGCGAAGGTTTATTACGAAGAAGACACAAATCTGGGCATTTTGAAGGGCAAGCAGATCGCGGTGATCGGCTATGGCAGCCAGGGACATGCGCACGCGCAGAACCTGCGCGATTCCGGCTGCAACGTGATTATCGGGCTACGCCCGGGCAAGAGCCAGGTGAAGGCCGAGCGCGACGGCTTCGAGGTCGTCAGCGTGGCGGAGGCAACCAGGCGTGGCGACGTGATCATGATCCTGATCAACGATGAAGTCCAGGGCGCCGTCTATAAGAGCGAAATCGCCCCCAATCTCGCCGCCGGCAAGGCCATCGCGTTCGGGCACGGTTTCAGCATCCATTTCAGCCAGATCGTTCCGCCGGCCGATGTTGACGTCTTCATGATCGCCCCGAAGGGACCGGGGCACCTCGTCCGGCGTACATACACGGAAGGTTCCGGCGTTCCGTGCCTCATCGCGGTACTCCAGAACCCGACGGGCAATGCGCACGAGATCGGCCTGGCCTGGGCGGCCGGCATCGGCGGGGCGCGGGCGGGCGTGCTGGAAACTACGTTCCGCGAGGAGGCGGAAACCGATCTTTTCGGCGAGCAGGTTGTGCTTTGCGGCGGGCTGACGGCGCTGACCAAGGCAGGATTTGAGGTGCTGGTTGAAGCTGGGTACGAGCCGGAGAGCGCGTACTTCGAGTGCCTGCACGAACTCAAACTGATCGTGGACCTGATGTACGAGCATGGCCTCGCTGGTATGCGCTACAGCATCTCGGACACGGCGGAGTACGGTGACCTCACCCGCGGCCCCCGCATCATCAACGAAGGCGTCAAGGCGGAGATGAAGAAGTGCCTGAAGGAGATCCAGAGCGGGCAGTTCGCGAAGGAATGGATCCTGGAGAACCAGAGCGGCCGGGCTTCCTTCAACGCGATGCGCCGCGCCGAAGCGCAGCACCCCATTGAGAAGGTCGGCAAGGAACTGCGCGGCATGATGAGCTGGCTCAAGAAGGGCGAGCAGGGAAGCGCCAAAGACCTGCAGTGA
- a CDS encoding DNA-formamidopyrimidine glycosylase family protein, translating into MPELPDITIYIRAIEKRTLGKRLLGLRLSGPFFLRTVTPPVSDLTGRSVVAMHRLGKRIVFELEDDRFIILHLMIAGRLHWKPASVKIGGKVALAALDFDTGCLLVTEAGTKKRASLHLARGKDALAAYRSDGLDLFACSQEQFRHRLRSENHTIKRALTDPHLFSGVGNAYSDEILHRARMSPFALTSTMTEEDIARLLASARDVLSEWIDRLAAEAGDDFPEKVTAFREEMAVHGKYGKPCPVCGSPVQRVVYAENEMNYCVTCQTGGKLLADRGLSRLLRSDWPRTLDELEGLRRTPGSGP; encoded by the coding sequence ATGCCTGAACTCCCCGATATTACAATCTACATCCGCGCCATCGAGAAGCGGACACTCGGGAAACGCCTGCTCGGATTGCGCCTCTCAGGCCCATTCTTTCTGCGCACCGTAACTCCGCCTGTCTCCGACCTGACAGGGCGCTCCGTCGTCGCCATGCACCGCCTCGGCAAGCGCATTGTGTTCGAACTCGAGGACGACCGGTTCATCATTCTGCACCTGATGATCGCGGGGAGGCTCCACTGGAAGCCCGCCTCCGTGAAAATCGGCGGGAAGGTGGCGCTGGCGGCGCTTGACTTCGATACCGGGTGCCTGCTCGTTACCGAAGCCGGGACGAAGAAGCGCGCATCGCTCCACCTTGCCCGAGGCAAGGATGCTCTCGCTGCCTACCGCTCTGACGGCTTGGACCTGTTTGCCTGCTCGCAAGAGCAGTTCCGCCATCGGCTGCGTTCCGAGAACCACACCATCAAGCGCGCCCTCACCGATCCACACCTGTTCTCGGGCGTCGGAAATGCATATTCGGACGAGATTCTGCACCGCGCCCGCATGTCACCTTTCGCGCTCACCTCCACGATGACCGAGGAGGACATAGCCCGCCTTCTGGCATCCGCACGGGATGTGCTCTCCGAATGGATCGATCGCCTCGCCGCCGAAGCGGGCGACGACTTTCCCGAAAAGGTGACCGCGTTTCGCGAAGAAATGGCCGTTCACGGCAAGTACGGGAAGCCGTGTCCCGTGTGCGGCTCTCCAGTCCAGCGCGTCGTATACGCGGAGAACGAGATGAACTACTGCGTCACCTGCCAGACTGGGGGGAAGCTCCTCGCAGACCGCGGACTATCCCGCCTCCTCAGATCCGACTGGCCGCGGACTCTGGATGAACTGGAAGGTCTGCGCCGAACCCCAGGCTCCGGACCCTGA
- the ilvB gene encoding biosynthetic-type acetolactate synthase large subunit, with product MKMNGAEALVEQLKREGVEIIFGYPGGAALPIYDALYGTTGITHILVRHEQGAGHMAEGYARASGRVGSCLATSGPGATNLVTPLADALMDSTPIVAITAQVASPMIGKDAFQEADVTGITMNCTKHNYLVKDATKVADTVAQAFTISRTGRPGPVLIDVPKDMLLTEVDYDPEKVVTRPRSYTVDYPVDPESIDAAAELIAKAERPVLYVGGGVINAGAASEIDALVRKTNIPITTTLMGKGAFDETDPLSLGMLGMHGSVASNWAVRDCDLLIAIGARFDDRVTGKIDEFVPHATIIHADIDPAEFGKVKNPHLQLLGDAKAVAGALVQAVALRDRSVWNDRVEGWMAEHPFDYPRDDGALHSQYVLDELWKATNGNALVVTDVGQHQMWAAQFYKVKRPRQFITSGGLGTMGYGLPASIGAQFACPNDEVWLITGDGSIQMCIQELIVAVVNKLPIKILILNNKFLGMVRQWQAMFLDGRYSETDMEQAPDFVKLAEAYGAASLRCDKAEDVVSTLEAARNITDRPTVIDMQVLKEGNVFPMIPAGSTVHNMILRAPTALEAGDLDKANIPG from the coding sequence ATGAAGATGAATGGGGCCGAGGCCCTGGTGGAACAACTGAAGCGCGAGGGCGTCGAGATCATCTTCGGATATCCGGGCGGCGCGGCGTTGCCGATCTACGACGCGCTTTACGGCACCACGGGCATAACACATATTCTCGTCCGGCACGAACAGGGCGCCGGGCACATGGCGGAAGGCTACGCCCGGGCATCCGGCCGCGTTGGCAGCTGCCTTGCGACGTCCGGGCCGGGCGCAACCAACCTCGTCACACCCCTCGCGGACGCTTTGATGGATAGTACGCCGATCGTGGCGATCACCGCACAGGTGGCGTCCCCGATGATCGGCAAGGACGCTTTCCAGGAAGCGGACGTGACCGGCATCACCATGAACTGCACGAAGCACAACTATCTGGTCAAGGATGCCACCAAGGTCGCGGATACCGTGGCGCAGGCCTTCACGATATCCCGCACGGGGCGCCCGGGCCCGGTGCTGATCGACGTCCCCAAAGACATGCTGCTGACCGAGGTCGATTACGACCCGGAAAAGGTCGTCACACGTCCTCGATCCTATACCGTGGACTATCCGGTCGACCCGGAGAGCATTGACGCGGCGGCCGAGCTCATCGCCAAGGCGGAGCGACCCGTACTGTATGTGGGTGGCGGCGTCATCAACGCCGGAGCGGCCTCGGAAATCGATGCGCTGGTGCGAAAGACCAACATTCCGATCACCACGACGCTGATGGGCAAGGGCGCTTTCGACGAAACCGACCCGCTGAGCCTGGGTATGCTGGGAATGCACGGCAGTGTGGCCTCGAACTGGGCTGTTCGGGATTGCGACCTGCTGATCGCCATCGGGGCGCGCTTTGACGACCGTGTAACCGGCAAAATCGACGAATTCGTACCGCACGCGACCATCATCCACGCCGATATCGACCCGGCCGAGTTCGGCAAGGTCAAGAACCCGCACCTGCAGTTGCTGGGTGACGCGAAGGCTGTGGCAGGAGCGCTGGTGCAGGCGGTTGCCCTGCGCGACCGCTCCGTCTGGAACGATCGCGTTGAAGGCTGGATGGCGGAGCACCCGTTCGACTACCCGCGCGACGACGGCGCCCTGCACAGCCAATATGTACTGGACGAACTCTGGAAGGCGACAAACGGGAATGCGTTGGTCGTGACCGACGTGGGGCAGCACCAGATGTGGGCCGCCCAGTTCTACAAGGTGAAGCGGCCGCGCCAGTTCATCACATCCGGCGGCCTCGGGACCATGGGTTACGGCCTGCCGGCCTCGATCGGCGCGCAGTTCGCGTGCCCGAACGACGAGGTCTGGCTCATCACCGGCGACGGCAGCATTCAGATGTGCATCCAGGAACTGATCGTGGCGGTGGTCAATAAACTGCCCATCAAGATCCTGATCTTGAACAACAAATTCCTGGGAATGGTGCGCCAATGGCAGGCAATGTTCCTCGACGGACGCTACAGTGAAACGGATATGGAGCAGGCTCCGGACTTTGTGAAGCTGGCGGAAGCGTACGGCGCGGCAAGTTTGCGATGCGACAAGGCGGAGGACGTGGTCAGCACGCTGGAGGCGGCGCGAAATATCACGGACAGGCCGACGGTTATCGACATGCAGGTTCTGAAAGAGGGAAACGTCTTTCCGATGATTCCCGCGGGAAGCACCGTGCACAACATGATTCTGCGCGCGCCGACGGCGTTGGAGGCAGGGGATCTGGACAAGGCCAATATCCCCGGATAA
- a CDS encoding ABC transporter permease has translation MTAPSSTKPRGRLAGLVGSRETSVLLAVVLLCVALFFSGARDQFYSQSNLQNLSRQISLLSIFAIGEAVVIIAGGIDLSLGSLIAFNGVLTGLLFTQITKGMPFPAAFAITVVCVLVMSLLVGVFHASLVHFLKMPPFVVTLGTLVILRSQSQLYTHAVPVQLPDSQFHAFNFLSNGLLFEGHPWATTVPVIVMLVVAITYDLLMRRSRIGRCVFAVGGNEEATRLSGVSIFKTKAFAYCSSGLLAGLAGLLYAAYNRQGDPSAGNGYELNAVAAAVIGGASLMGGQGSIVGTVLGACLLQIILSGINLMPSLSNPSEWEGTVVGSIVLLAVLFNVIRQRRQERRA, from the coding sequence ATGACCGCCCCGTCCAGCACGAAACCGCGCGGCCGCCTCGCCGGCCTCGTCGGATCGCGGGAAACGAGCGTCCTCCTCGCGGTGGTCCTGCTGTGCGTGGCGCTGTTCTTCTCGGGAGCGCGGGACCAGTTCTACAGCCAGAGCAACCTCCAGAATCTCAGCCGGCAGATTTCGCTGCTCTCGATCTTCGCGATCGGCGAAGCCGTGGTCATCATCGCCGGAGGGATCGACCTCAGCCTCGGGTCGTTGATTGCGTTCAACGGAGTGTTGACCGGGCTTCTGTTCACGCAGATCACCAAAGGGATGCCTTTTCCTGCGGCGTTCGCGATCACTGTCGTGTGCGTACTGGTGATGAGCTTGCTGGTGGGAGTATTTCACGCATCCCTGGTGCATTTCCTCAAGATGCCGCCGTTCGTGGTGACCCTCGGCACGCTGGTAATCCTGCGCAGCCAGTCGCAGCTTTACACGCACGCCGTTCCGGTCCAGTTGCCGGACAGCCAGTTCCATGCGTTCAACTTCCTCAGCAACGGCCTCCTGTTCGAAGGGCATCCGTGGGCGACCACCGTTCCGGTCATCGTGATGCTCGTTGTCGCGATCACTTACGATTTGCTCATGCGGCGGAGCCGGATCGGGCGATGCGTGTTCGCCGTTGGGGGCAACGAGGAAGCCACGCGACTGTCCGGCGTGAGCATCTTCAAGACCAAAGCGTTCGCCTATTGCAGCAGCGGCCTTCTGGCCGGGCTGGCGGGTCTTCTCTACGCTGCGTACAACCGCCAGGGCGATCCTTCCGCCGGCAACGGCTACGAGTTGAATGCCGTGGCCGCCGCGGTCATCGGCGGCGCGTCGTTGATGGGAGGGCAGGGGAGCATCGTCGGAACGGTCCTCGGCGCCTGCCTGTTGCAGATCATTCTCAGCGGCATCAACCTGATGCCTTCGCTCAGCAACCCCTCCGAGTGGGAAGGGACCGTGGTCGGCAGCATCGTTCTTCTAGCGGTTCTGTTCAACGTCATCCGGCAGCGCCGGCAGGAGCGGAGGGCGTGA
- a CDS encoding ATP-binding protein, producing MVNGEDVVSLEATDNLARAMDAFVTRVGCLMSAQDNALAPPDFDSFAAFRYRVRVDRGVFEAVRHVDPVTRQDLVGVDSQWAAFDRNVRQLMSRLPCNHVLLWGARGTGKSSIVKAALNAHCAEGLRLVDVRRSGLLDLASVVDLLADLPYTFIVLLDDLAFEDHDPLARELKAILEGGVQAMPANVRVVATANRRHLMPKRAGDNAWTDDDDLHVRDAAEEKASLADRFGLRLGFPAPTEAWYLAVVDALAQRDRRAGDPAEVRAAAAAWGRSHGRSGRSARQFVDDWIGRHALDGAAEE from the coding sequence ATGGTGAACGGTGAGGACGTTGTGAGTCTAGAGGCCACAGACAACCTGGCACGCGCAATGGATGCGTTTGTAACCCGCGTGGGGTGCCTGATGAGCGCCCAGGATAACGCTCTGGCGCCGCCGGACTTCGATTCGTTCGCCGCGTTCCGGTACCGCGTCAGGGTAGATCGTGGCGTATTTGAGGCCGTCCGCCATGTGGACCCCGTTACGCGGCAGGATCTCGTAGGGGTGGACTCACAGTGGGCAGCATTCGACCGCAATGTGCGGCAATTGATGAGCCGACTGCCGTGCAACCATGTGCTCTTGTGGGGCGCGCGGGGCACCGGTAAGTCGTCCATCGTGAAGGCGGCGCTGAACGCTCATTGCGCTGAAGGGCTCAGGCTCGTTGATGTGCGCCGCTCGGGACTGCTGGACCTGGCGTCCGTTGTGGACCTCCTCGCGGATCTGCCGTACACGTTTATTGTGCTGCTGGACGATCTTGCGTTTGAGGACCACGATCCGCTGGCGCGCGAACTGAAGGCGATCCTGGAAGGCGGCGTGCAGGCGATGCCGGCGAATGTGCGCGTGGTGGCAACCGCCAACCGCCGCCATCTCATGCCCAAACGGGCCGGCGACAATGCATGGACCGACGATGACGATTTGCACGTGCGTGACGCGGCCGAAGAGAAGGCCTCTCTCGCGGACCGGTTCGGTCTGCGCCTTGGATTCCCCGCACCGACCGAGGCCTGGTATCTCGCCGTTGTAGACGCACTGGCGCAACGCGATCGGCGGGCGGGGGATCCGGCCGAAGTCCGGGCGGCCGCGGCGGCCTGGGGTCGAAGCCACGGCCGCAGCGGCCGGTCCGCCAGGCAGTTTGTGGATGATTGGATTGGGCGCCACGCTCTCGATGGCGCCGCCGAGGAGTAG